In a single window of the Paenibacillus sp. MMS20-IR301 genome:
- a CDS encoding LytTR family DNA-binding domain-containing protein → MIIKIAIVEDDLKQARLLESHLNNYGSEKGLSFSIVHFPQAVALLENYTANFDIIFMDIQLPYMNGMDAARSIRALDKGVIIIFITNLTQYAILGYEVEALDYIVKPVEYFDFALKMSRAIRRINEVPRNDILISTEDGILKVSPKSIRYVETEGHHVIYHTADGVFRQYATISSIEKKLEEYDFFRCNNCYLVNLAYVQKIQGYTVILDGDALRISQPRKKAFVKKLMEYVRDKDQ, encoded by the coding sequence ATGATTATTAAAATTGCCATTGTGGAAGATGATCTGAAACAAGCCCGCCTGCTTGAAAGCCACCTGAACAATTACGGCTCCGAGAAAGGACTCTCTTTCAGCATTGTGCATTTTCCGCAAGCTGTTGCACTGCTAGAAAACTACACCGCGAATTTTGATATCATATTCATGGATATTCAATTACCTTATATGAATGGAATGGATGCTGCCCGCAGCATCAGAGCGCTTGATAAAGGCGTCATTATTATCTTCATCACGAATCTTACGCAGTACGCCATTCTGGGCTATGAAGTGGAAGCGCTTGATTACATCGTAAAGCCGGTCGAATATTTCGATTTCGCCCTTAAAATGTCACGCGCTATACGGAGAATTAATGAGGTGCCGCGAAATGATATTCTTATCTCAACCGAAGACGGCATCCTTAAAGTATCCCCCAAGAGTATCCGCTACGTTGAAACAGAAGGACATCATGTAATCTACCATACGGCAGATGGCGTATTCCGGCAGTATGCAACCATTTCGTCGATTGAGAAAAAGCTGGAGGAATATGACTTCTTTAGATGCAACAACTGCTACCTTGTTAATTTGGCCTATGTACAAAAAATACAGGGGTATACCGTTATCCTTGACGGCGATGCCCTGCGGATCAGCCAACCCCGGAAAAAGGCTTTTGTCAAAAAACTAATGGAATATGTAAGGGATAAGGACCAATGA
- a CDS encoding ATP-binding protein — protein sequence MSGIIDNLLGIYSKQFTIRSAISVEFFFCVILLTLPFQKRNGFGLKLSIIMPFAVPIILLMSVINTHFPQFFAGMTHIFLYLFALAALYLLFKETFSELILCLCGAVAIQVIVGRLYEILIIILHKNPYETLSLFETMVPYRDWPLYYLIHFFFCTLLALLFRRKRVYEHDRANKQLIITFSLIFIVVTMILSSVSRSFEGENAVLDFIIRTFAILYALLTLLLRTRILETSRLKQDLLIMDELLYSEKKQFDSMRSEIEIINMKSHDLRQQLSNISYKLTLQELEALKEAIEVYDTTVKTGSDILDVILYRKQLFCEKNGIRMSCMADGQCLSFISSTHLYSLLNNAIENALEAVQLVQNDKKRMISISIGKEQGVIGIHITNYFNGDFIVKDQLPQTGKKDKNRHGFGIKSMRHIADQYGGAVSFHTEEDIFYLHIYFPGN from the coding sequence ATGAGCGGGATCATCGATAATCTATTGGGCATCTACTCCAAACAATTCACTATTCGTTCAGCGATTTCAGTGGAATTTTTCTTTTGCGTCATTCTGCTGACACTACCTTTTCAAAAAAGAAACGGTTTTGGGTTGAAATTAAGTATAATTATGCCGTTTGCCGTTCCGATTATCCTTTTAATGTCCGTCATTAACACGCATTTTCCCCAGTTTTTTGCTGGTATGACGCACATCTTTTTGTATTTGTTCGCCTTGGCTGCGTTATACTTGCTGTTTAAGGAGACTTTTTCGGAGTTAATACTGTGTCTTTGCGGTGCGGTAGCCATTCAGGTCATAGTAGGCCGTTTATATGAAATATTGATTATTATTTTACATAAAAACCCATATGAAACCCTCTCTCTTTTTGAGACTATGGTTCCATACCGGGACTGGCCACTCTACTATTTGATTCATTTCTTTTTTTGCACTTTACTTGCTCTTCTATTCCGCCGGAAAAGAGTCTATGAGCACGACCGGGCCAATAAGCAGCTCATCATTACCTTCTCCCTCATCTTTATTGTAGTAACGATGATCCTTAGCTCAGTAAGCCGTTCCTTTGAAGGGGAGAATGCAGTTCTCGATTTTATTATCCGGACCTTTGCCATACTGTATGCCCTGTTGACCTTATTGTTACGAACGAGAATCCTTGAGACCAGCAGGCTCAAGCAGGATCTATTAATCATGGACGAACTGCTGTATTCGGAGAAGAAACAGTTTGACAGTATGCGGAGCGAAATTGAGATCATTAACATGAAATCCCACGACCTCCGCCAGCAGTTGTCAAATATAAGCTATAAGCTCACCCTTCAGGAGCTGGAAGCTTTAAAGGAAGCCATTGAGGTATACGATACAACGGTCAAAACCGGCAGCGATATTCTGGATGTCATCCTTTATAGAAAGCAGCTTTTCTGCGAAAAAAATGGAATACGCATGAGCTGCATGGCGGATGGCCAATGCCTGTCTTTTATCTCATCCACCCATCTGTATTCCCTCTTGAACAATGCCATAGAAAATGCCCTGGAGGCTGTGCAGCTCGTCCAAAATGATAAAAAACGGATGATCTCGATATCCATTGGGAAAGAACAAGGAGTTATCGGTATTCACATAACTAACTATTTCAACGGAGACTTCATCGTCAAGGACCAATTGCCGCAAACTGGCAAGAAGGATAAAAATCGTCATGGCTTCGGCATTAAAAGCATGCGGCATATTGCGGATCAATACGGCGGGGCCGTTTCTTTTCACACAGAGGAAGATATTTTTTATCTTCATATTTACTTTCCGGGGAATTGA
- a CDS encoding TetR-like C-terminal domain-containing protein — protein sequence MKKVDRRVIRTKNSIRTAFLELIQSRDFELITVTDLAIMADIDRKTFYLHYNSLIDVLQEFQNQLAEKVLSLLKKNQNFNIDSFFQGLNRIMMEDIGLYRHISKSTSYAFLKSECKDILKNTLKNSFYDQTVMSPQMFNVYSEFIASGIIGIYTDWLSSSSNMPLEELTETAKDVLISGWEKIVN from the coding sequence GTGAAAAAAGTAGACCGAAGAGTTATTAGAACCAAAAACTCTATTCGAACTGCCTTCCTTGAACTCATTCAAAGTAGAGACTTTGAACTAATCACAGTTACTGATTTAGCCATAATGGCTGATATTGATCGAAAAACATTTTATCTTCATTACAACTCATTAATCGATGTCTTACAGGAGTTCCAGAATCAGTTAGCTGAAAAAGTATTATCTTTGCTAAAGAAAAATCAGAATTTTAACATTGACTCCTTCTTTCAAGGTCTCAATAGAATAATGATGGAGGATATAGGCTTATACCGGCATATCTCTAAATCAACTTCATACGCTTTTCTTAAATCTGAATGCAAGGATATACTAAAGAATACATTAAAAAATTCGTTCTATGACCAAACCGTTATGTCACCTCAAATGTTTAATGTGTACTCTGAATTTATCGCATCTGGAATTATAGGTATTTACACTGACTGGCTTAGCTCTAGCTCCAATATGCCGCTTGAAGAACTTACAGAAACAGCAAAGGATGTTCTGATATCAGGGTGGGAGAAGATAGTCAACTAA
- the sigK gene encoding RNA polymerase sporulation sigma factor SigK has protein sequence MPGIISTIALLIKELTLLVSYVRNNAFPQPLSEQDESKYLGMMAEGDAKARNLLIEHNLRLVAHIVKKFDNTGEDMEDLISIGTIGLIKAIESYRPNKGTKLATFAARCIENEILMHLRSLKKTRKDVSLHDPIGTDKEGNEITLIDILGSETDDVIKEVDLKIEKSKIYRNLDILDEREKEVVVGRFGLDTGGEERTQREIAKDLGISRSYVSRIEKRALMKLYHEFYKAKR, from the coding sequence TTGCCTGGAATCATAAGTACGATTGCGCTGCTGATCAAAGAACTGACGCTGCTGGTATCTTACGTAAGGAACAACGCCTTTCCCCAGCCCCTATCGGAGCAGGATGAGAGCAAATACTTAGGCATGATGGCCGAGGGGGACGCCAAAGCCCGGAATTTATTGATTGAACATAACTTAAGATTAGTTGCCCACATAGTAAAAAAGTTCGACAACACCGGCGAAGACATGGAGGATCTCATCTCCATTGGCACCATTGGGCTGATCAAGGCGATTGAGAGCTACCGCCCGAATAAGGGAACGAAACTGGCCACCTTCGCGGCCCGATGTATCGAGAATGAGATCCTGATGCACCTCCGCTCGCTGAAAAAAACACGCAAAGACGTGTCTCTCCACGATCCGATTGGGACAGACAAGGAAGGTAATGAGATCACCCTGATAGATATCCTCGGCTCCGAGACGGACGATGTGATTAAGGAAGTGGATCTGAAGATCGAGAAGAGCAAGATTTATCGGAACCTTGATATTCTGGATGAACGCGAGAAAGAAGTCGTGGTAGGGCGGTTTGGCCTGGACACCGGCGGGGAAGAGCGGACGCAGCGGGAGATTGCGAAGGACCTGGGGATTAGCCGGAGCTATGTGTCGCGGATTGAGAAGAGAGCGCTGATGAAGCTGTATCATGAGTTTTATAAAGCGAAGCGATAA
- a CDS encoding VanZ family protein, whose product MRAERKGGGILLFLMYLLFGAYVLFTLQIILFKTIPLTAILDMDTKLRSINLIPFRTIAGFMGGNMWSLRALVNILGNIFIFVPLGVFVSHQGSGKTFRRKAVILLSATLFLEIIQYVLALGSSDIDDILLNFAGGLLGIALYKGMKGLFRTRQRLLGAVVGFLLLSGMGGILAVGIVQPEVLPFLDTGVEYVTDNKPQLQGIDLYTKGDLSGSLAAVEEHSVTLSTETEAVMGSGNSSGEFPGYVTENHQISMDASTRIFFEYVRVEKQGLLKFKMISRYEEKNLGDLKTLIESRAKESGSMHSARVWFTDSPEQTAEVLLIILQEQ is encoded by the coding sequence ATGAGAGCTGAACGAAAAGGCGGAGGGATTCTCCTCTTCTTGATGTATCTGTTATTTGGGGCTTATGTACTGTTCACGCTGCAAATTATTCTGTTCAAGACCATTCCGCTGACCGCTATATTGGATATGGATACTAAACTGAGAAGTATTAATCTTATTCCGTTCAGGACCATTGCCGGATTCATGGGCGGGAACATGTGGAGCCTGCGGGCGCTCGTGAATATACTGGGGAATATCTTTATCTTTGTTCCACTCGGGGTGTTCGTCTCCCATCAGGGCAGCGGCAAAACCTTCAGGCGGAAGGCCGTCATTCTTCTGTCCGCTACGCTATTCCTGGAAATCATTCAATATGTTCTGGCCTTGGGCAGCAGCGATATTGACGATATTCTGCTGAACTTTGCCGGGGGGCTGCTGGGAATAGCCCTTTATAAGGGAATGAAGGGATTATTCCGTACGAGGCAGCGCCTATTGGGAGCAGTTGTCGGCTTTTTATTGCTGTCAGGTATGGGCGGGATTCTGGCGGTAGGGATAGTTCAGCCGGAAGTGCTGCCATTTCTGGATACGGGTGTAGAGTATGTAACCGACAATAAACCGCAGCTGCAAGGAATCGACTTATATACCAAAGGGGATTTATCCGGTAGTCTGGCAGCGGTAGAGGAGCATTCAGTCACGCTGTCTACGGAAACCGAAGCCGTCATGGGTAGCGGCAATAGCAGCGGCGAATTCCCCGGGTATGTGACGGAGAATCACCAGATTTCTATGGACGCCTCGACACGGATATTCTTCGAGTATGTGCGTGTAGAGAAGCAAGGCCTGTTGAAATTCAAGATGATCAGCCGGTACGAAGAAAAAAACCTCGGGGACCTCAAAACGCTCATCGAATCCCGGGCTAAAGAGAGTGGCAGCATGCATTCCGCCAGAGTCTGGTTTACGGACAGTCCGGAGCAAACCGCCGAGGTGCTGCTGATTATTCTTCAGGAGCAATAA
- a CDS encoding insulinase family protein: MKDRISTGTLGNGLTYGVRVTDLDTADVQLCLVLKTGSLQQRNEENGLAHMVEHMNMSFDKYGYYKESLEYAGYGVTDFDRTMYVLGCRNCRDSIQQCIAILGQIAKGSYLRMEYLEEIKQDIVEEIHSRNLAGKSKAEQEVFGHPFYQSRLPAGDAESVRNTNFARVTAFHKQWYTPDRMAVFVVGAVNPSDIEQGIAAALSGLSCADQSDYVPSELQSSGRYPSPQPGRITSVWLPAGNMNLLEIYIKYTDQPDLTLKSELVRNILAGQLDTVCGTGLRSVHCPVNFLAAMFINFINIQQFCKFRITYHSTALSTETITGIIKNAIYSIVNDPELESIVEQYKKMYAAYYSSSQFYSSLDVHSLLEECADHFILGSPLLSYELGMEQITDALNSIRYTEVRQAAELLLAEK; encoded by the coding sequence ATGAAGGATCGTATTAGTACAGGCACACTGGGCAACGGATTGACTTATGGTGTGCGGGTTACAGATCTGGATACCGCTGATGTTCAGCTCTGTCTGGTGTTAAAGACAGGATCGCTGCAGCAGCGGAATGAGGAGAACGGACTGGCTCATATGGTTGAGCACATGAATATGAGCTTTGATAAATATGGTTATTACAAGGAGTCACTGGAGTATGCAGGCTATGGAGTGACTGATTTTGACCGGACGATGTATGTATTAGGCTGCCGGAATTGCAGAGACAGCATACAGCAATGTATAGCTATTCTGGGGCAGATTGCCAAAGGCTCTTATCTCCGGATGGAATATCTGGAAGAGATCAAGCAAGATATCGTGGAGGAAATTCATTCCCGGAACCTCGCGGGGAAAAGCAAAGCGGAACAAGAGGTTTTTGGACACCCCTTTTATCAGTCAAGGCTGCCTGCAGGGGATGCGGAAAGCGTGCGGAATACAAACTTTGCCCGGGTTACTGCGTTTCATAAGCAGTGGTATACACCTGACCGGATGGCTGTATTTGTCGTTGGGGCAGTAAATCCGTCTGATATAGAACAGGGGATAGCGGCGGCATTGTCAGGTTTATCTTGTGCGGATCAGAGCGATTACGTACCGTCAGAATTGCAGAGTTCGGGCCGCTATCCTTCTCCTCAGCCGGGCAGGATAACAAGTGTATGGCTCCCGGCAGGAAATATGAACCTGCTGGAGATTTATATAAAGTACACTGACCAGCCTGATCTAACCTTAAAGAGTGAGCTGGTGCGGAATATCCTTGCCGGACAGTTGGATACCGTCTGCGGCACAGGGTTGCGGTCTGTTCATTGTCCGGTGAATTTTTTGGCAGCGATGTTCATCAACTTCATTAATATACAGCAATTCTGCAAATTCAGAATAACATATCACAGCACAGCATTGTCCACGGAGACAATTACCGGAATTATCAAAAATGCCATCTACAGTATAGTTAACGACCCGGAGCTGGAAAGTATTGTTGAGCAGTACAAGAAAATGTATGCAGCTTACTATAGCTCAAGCCAATTTTACAGCAGCCTGGATGTACACAGCTTACTGGAGGAATGCGCAGATCACTTCATTCTGGGTTCCCCTTTACTTTCCTATGAACTGGGTATGGAGCAGATCACTGATGCACTTAACAGCATTAGGTACACTGAGGTCAGGCAGGCTGCAGAGTTATTGTTAGCAGAGAAGTAA
- a CDS encoding ABC transporter ATP-binding protein, producing the protein MIFNLIAGLAVPVTTVIWKYFLDSVVVALQNGDISAPVVWIIIHLLYTQFNHVIYNICKYFESNQADYMNKYITELTLDKVAEMEMADFDDAEIFDHIQKVNNESSQHSMNILRTLITFLQNLSSMAGAVVIFLNFGPIILVVSFFACLPSLLLNIKMSAKLFAIYTKRFERLRLLGNLKSILTTYENIKEIKINRLNPYFKQVIVSDFENYLQEDKKIRKKFSVQSSITNLLENLISYSFQIYILITVISRKLTIGDLSLFVNTLSNFQNSLESILHSVSSLYDDGLYIQNLFSLLEKEQPEPEAEDHPFPVYFDTIELEHVYFKYPGSEEFVLKDVSLTLTAQKSYSIVGLNGSGKTTLIKLILGLYQPTSGAIRIGGIPLHKISREDYRKHIGVVFQDFIKYPFTVEKNIAVGEIDEADNFLRVREAARQAGADGFIEQLPEQYDTMLNKEWSNATQLSLGEWQKIAISRAFMADSSILILDEPTASLDASAEYELFTKFKILMAGKTTVLITHRFSTIRLVDEIFVLKDGGILESGNHESLLKYNGEYARLYKFQAEMYNEGLFVHEGSY; encoded by the coding sequence TTGATATTTAATCTGATTGCCGGGCTGGCGGTTCCAGTAACTACGGTAATCTGGAAATACTTCCTGGATAGTGTTGTGGTGGCGCTGCAGAACGGGGATATCTCTGCTCCTGTAGTATGGATCATAATTCATCTGCTCTATACTCAATTCAATCATGTCATTTACAATATATGCAAATACTTCGAATCAAACCAGGCAGATTATATGAATAAATACATTACGGAATTAACACTTGATAAAGTAGCAGAAATGGAAATGGCGGATTTTGATGACGCTGAGATTTTTGACCATATCCAAAAAGTGAATAATGAATCGTCGCAGCATTCCATGAACATTCTCAGAACGCTGATTACTTTCTTGCAGAATCTGTCTTCTATGGCCGGCGCTGTGGTGATTTTTCTGAATTTCGGCCCGATCATTCTTGTAGTAAGCTTCTTTGCCTGTCTGCCCTCACTGCTGCTAAACATTAAGATGTCTGCTAAATTATTCGCTATTTATACTAAACGGTTCGAGCGGTTGAGGCTGCTGGGCAATCTTAAATCCATTCTGACTACTTATGAGAATATTAAAGAAATTAAGATAAACCGCCTAAACCCTTATTTTAAACAAGTGATTGTATCTGACTTCGAAAATTATTTGCAGGAAGATAAAAAAATAAGAAAAAAATTCTCGGTTCAAAGCAGTATTACTAATCTGCTGGAGAACTTAATCTCCTACAGCTTTCAAATCTATATTCTAATTACGGTTATCTCCAGAAAATTAACGATAGGGGATTTATCGTTATTTGTGAACACACTGTCCAATTTCCAGAATTCACTGGAAAGTATTCTGCATTCCGTCTCTTCCCTCTATGATGATGGGCTGTACATTCAGAACCTGTTCTCATTGCTGGAAAAGGAACAACCGGAGCCGGAAGCAGAAGATCATCCTTTCCCGGTTTATTTCGACACGATAGAACTGGAGCATGTCTACTTTAAATATCCGGGTAGCGAAGAATTTGTCCTGAAAGATGTGAGCCTGACTCTGACCGCGCAGAAAAGCTACTCTATTGTAGGGTTAAACGGTTCCGGCAAAACCACTCTAATCAAACTGATTCTCGGATTATATCAGCCTACTAGCGGGGCAATCAGGATTGGAGGCATCCCGCTGCACAAGATTAGCCGTGAGGACTACCGTAAACATATCGGTGTTGTTTTTCAAGACTTCATTAAATATCCGTTCACTGTGGAGAAGAACATCGCTGTCGGAGAAATTGATGAGGCAGATAACTTCCTGCGGGTCCGTGAGGCCGCGAGGCAAGCGGGAGCAGACGGGTTCATCGAGCAACTGCCGGAACAATATGACACAATGCTCAATAAAGAATGGTCCAATGCTACTCAGCTCTCCTTAGGGGAATGGCAAAAGATTGCCATCAGCCGCGCTTTCATGGCGGATTCCAGTATCCTGATCCTGGATGAACCGACAGCATCTCTGGATGCAAGCGCTGAATATGAGCTGTTCACGAAATTCAAAATTTTGATGGCCGGCAAAACCACGGTTCTAATCACGCACCGGTTCTCTACCATCCGGCTTGTGGATGAGATATTTGTCCTGAAGGACGGAGGAATCCTGGAGAGCGGTAATCATGAGAGCCTGCTGAAGTATAATGGCGAGTATGCGCGTCTGTATAAGTTTCAGGCGGAAATGTACAATGAAGGGTTGTTTGTTCATGAAGGATCGTATTAG
- a CDS encoding radical SAM protein translates to MGNVIQDALAFLVNLHPDQWARLGTVFETENNQYFYDTGTGKVFACDPAEYAVLECLLSTSDPAAITGLGLEDNALQQALETITLLVEQEHILQAPVFQKFVTPEKAELPGIIKGGIEQIIIELTEKCNLRCKYCLYQEDNVDTRNFSKQDMDWEVARKALDYISQNAGKMLALTFYGGEPLVNFKLMKQCIEYCKAIMPGVDIPVSFTTNLTLVTDEIAAYLASLDQCSVLCSLDGPEHVHDYYRVTVGGKGSFHQALQGLKRLVAAFDGKPQHSLGINAVLCPPYSKRRFDEVNDFFKTLEWLPKDTRIDCSYVDTGTLDWSELGHVKTDLQDEEFYSEDERTDPLGKWAEYTLDSDQDERGLAKELSQKKLLRIHNRVITDEPLLGIHMNGCCIPGRRRLYVTTDGKFKVCEKMANSPYIGDVETGIDIEAMSKYYFEEYTEKSIKHCSTCWAARLCGICYAPCYQEAGLDEEKKQSHCYGERAAMKMSLKRYHQLVEVSPEKLEYFNELTLS, encoded by the coding sequence ATGGGCAATGTAATTCAAGATGCACTTGCTTTTTTAGTCAACCTGCATCCAGATCAGTGGGCACGCTTAGGAACCGTCTTTGAAACGGAAAACAACCAATATTTCTATGATACCGGGACAGGGAAGGTGTTTGCCTGTGATCCTGCGGAATATGCAGTACTTGAGTGTTTGCTGAGCACCTCAGATCCGGCCGCAATCACCGGACTGGGACTGGAGGACAACGCGCTTCAGCAGGCACTGGAGACTATAACGCTGCTGGTGGAACAGGAGCATATCCTGCAGGCGCCTGTATTTCAGAAATTCGTTACACCAGAGAAAGCAGAGCTGCCAGGCATCATCAAGGGCGGTATAGAACAAATCATTATCGAACTTACAGAAAAGTGTAACCTAAGATGCAAATATTGCCTCTATCAGGAAGATAACGTAGATACGCGCAATTTCTCAAAACAGGATATGGACTGGGAAGTCGCCCGGAAAGCACTGGATTATATCTCGCAGAATGCCGGGAAGATGCTGGCGCTGACTTTTTACGGAGGAGAACCGCTGGTTAATTTTAAGCTGATGAAGCAATGTATTGAATATTGCAAAGCCATTATGCCTGGTGTGGATATTCCCGTCTCCTTTACGACCAACTTAACACTTGTCACGGATGAAATTGCTGCTTATCTGGCCTCTCTGGATCAATGTTCAGTACTCTGCAGCCTGGACGGGCCGGAGCATGTTCATGATTATTACCGGGTAACTGTAGGGGGGAAGGGTTCCTTCCATCAAGCGCTGCAGGGTCTTAAACGGTTAGTAGCAGCATTCGACGGGAAGCCGCAGCATTCGCTTGGAATTAATGCCGTCCTCTGTCCGCCTTACAGCAAGCGGAGATTCGATGAGGTGAATGATTTCTTCAAGACACTGGAATGGCTGCCTAAGGACACCAGGATTGATTGTTCTTATGTGGATACGGGAACATTGGACTGGTCCGAGTTAGGACATGTGAAGACAGACCTCCAGGATGAAGAATTCTATAGTGAGGATGAACGTACCGATCCTTTAGGGAAATGGGCTGAATATACGCTGGATTCTGATCAGGATGAAAGAGGACTTGCCAAGGAGCTTAGCCAGAAAAAATTACTGAGAATTCATAATAGAGTGATCACGGATGAACCCTTGTTGGGGATACACATGAATGGCTGCTGTATTCCTGGCCGGAGAAGGCTCTATGTAACCACTGACGGTAAGTTTAAGGTGTGTGAAAAGATGGCGAACTCCCCTTACATAGGGGATGTAGAGACTGGAATTGATATTGAGGCCATGAGTAAATATTACTTTGAAGAATATACAGAGAAATCTATTAAGCATTGCTCCACCTGCTGGGCAGCCCGCTTGTGCGGTATATGTTATGCACCATGCTATCAGGAAGCCGGCCTGGATGAAGAGAAGAAACAGTCCCATTGCTATGGAGAAAGAGCGGCCATGAAAATGTCGCTGAAGAGATATCATCAGCTAGTCGAAGTTAGTCCGGAAAAACTGGAGTATTTCAATGAACTAACCCTATCGTAA
- a CDS encoding AraC family transcriptional regulator, which produces MDWLDRFNAAVDYIENNLDGEIEYSLVAQAACCSEFHFSRMFSSLLGISLSEYIRRRRLTKAAFDIQTSDAKIIDIALKYGYDSADAFTRSFKKLHNVTPNAVRDTGVQLKAYPRISFQITIKGDVELEYRVERMNTELRFAGKRQSVKTSRAFKEIPALWRKSNKDGFKQALIDMSWVQPKCRLESLVGICGKEAAITDEVFDYFMGVRYDTEIPSNMEEIRIAPSTYAVFPNVIDAWKRLYSEWLPTSGYELANLPCIEHYLGPGHKIKHELWVPIIEK; this is translated from the coding sequence ATGGATTGGCTTGATAGATTTAATGCGGCTGTAGATTATATTGAAAACAATCTGGATGGTGAAATTGAATATTCTTTGGTTGCTCAGGCAGCCTGCTGCTCTGAGTTTCACTTTTCAAGGATGTTCTCATCCTTATTAGGAATATCTCTTTCAGAATATATTCGTCGTAGACGCCTTACCAAAGCCGCCTTTGATATTCAAACAAGTGATGCCAAAATCATTGATATTGCTTTGAAATATGGGTATGACTCAGCTGATGCTTTTACAAGGTCGTTCAAGAAGCTTCACAATGTAACACCTAATGCAGTCAGAGATACAGGCGTGCAGTTAAAAGCCTATCCCCGAATCTCCTTTCAAATAACAATTAAAGGGGATGTAGAATTGGAATATCGGGTTGAAAGAATGAATACTGAATTACGTTTCGCGGGAAAACGTCAAAGTGTTAAAACATCGCGTGCATTTAAGGAGATTCCCGCTTTGTGGAGAAAATCCAATAAGGATGGCTTCAAACAAGCTTTGATTGACATGTCATGGGTACAACCTAAATGCAGGCTGGAGAGCCTTGTCGGTATTTGCGGTAAAGAGGCGGCTATCACTGATGAGGTATTCGATTACTTTATGGGCGTGCGGTATGACACTGAAATACCTTCCAATATGGAGGAAATTAGAATTGCCCCAAGCACTTATGCTGTATTCCCTAATGTTATTGATGCCTGGAAAAGGTTATATTCAGAATGGCTCCCTACTTCCGGATACGAGCTTGCAAACCTGCCTTGTATTGAGCATTATTTAGGACCAGGACATAAGATAAAACATGAGCTGTGGGTACCCATCATCGAAAAGTGA
- a CDS encoding phosphotransferase, with the protein MGGTNVWDAEWEINEEQARTLIGRQFPQLSSKKVKRLGWGWDNTVFLIGDEYVFRFPRRTFAVGAIRMEGKLLPKLEAYLTIPYPKPMFYGEASDEYPAPFLGYAHVPGDFPIGLTEERRALSAETLAKFLRRLHEFPVQAALKCGVQQDHRNLTDIASRKVKMEGFLAKVVEHLSPEESSVIEAYISRLPKDRVEAVNVLLHGDLHFKNMLVNENGIVSGIIDWGDLSVGHPACDLSVAYSFLPPYARGVFFETYGGADEETKLLARLIAVYIPMLILMQAADDGNEAIAVEAKSNIMRALSD; encoded by the coding sequence ATGGGAGGAACGAATGTATGGGATGCGGAGTGGGAAATTAACGAAGAGCAGGCGCGGACGCTGATCGGCAGACAATTCCCTCAGCTGTCATCGAAGAAAGTGAAGCGATTGGGCTGGGGCTGGGACAATACGGTTTTTCTCATCGGTGACGAGTACGTGTTCCGGTTTCCAAGAAGAACGTTTGCAGTTGGCGCGATTCGTATGGAAGGGAAGCTGCTGCCGAAGCTGGAGGCATATTTGACCATCCCCTATCCGAAACCGATGTTTTATGGCGAAGCAAGTGACGAATATCCGGCACCATTTCTGGGCTATGCCCACGTGCCAGGAGATTTCCCAATTGGTTTGACGGAAGAACGCCGGGCTTTATCGGCAGAGACGCTGGCGAAATTTTTGCGGAGATTGCATGAGTTTCCGGTGCAGGCGGCGCTGAAGTGCGGAGTTCAGCAGGATCATCGAAACTTGACGGACATAGCATCACGCAAAGTGAAAATGGAGGGCTTCCTAGCGAAGGTGGTTGAACACTTGTCGCCGGAGGAGTCCAGTGTAATTGAAGCTTATATTAGCAGGCTGCCAAAGGACCGTGTCGAGGCGGTGAATGTACTGCTGCATGGCGATCTTCATTTCAAAAATATGCTTGTGAATGAGAACGGGATCGTCTCCGGCATCATTGATTGGGGCGATCTGAGCGTAGGTCATCCGGCTTGTGATTTGAGCGTTGCTTATAGCTTTTTACCACCTTACGCTCGCGGCGTGTTTTTCGAAACGTACGGGGGAGCGGACGAGGAAACGAAGCTGCTGGCGCGGCTGATCGCGGTATACATCCCCATGCTTATTTTAATGCAAGCGGCCGACGACGGGAATGAAGCGATTGCGGTAGAGGCGAAATCCAACATCATGCGGGCACTGTCGGATTAG